The following are from one region of the Sorghum bicolor cultivar BTx623 chromosome 2, Sorghum_bicolor_NCBIv3, whole genome shotgun sequence genome:
- the LOC8084098 gene encoding uncharacterized protein LOC8084098, with translation MSASNGKKKYRGYLTWTDDMDQVLLDVLVEHHNNGDHTATGWKPHVYTAAVRNVREKCNVDITKDHVMSRCKTFDKHCNVLGRILAHDGFEWDQDRNKLVIHNEDAWTRYIEKNKAAACYQHKVIKNWGAISLIFSRDPSATSEDVSAGAENGQEMAMKGAEDVRDHTPSSPSTSAPSSQYRPGPPLMTQSNKQGRRKRFRTNDALFCMSGDIKNSFQISMKSNETLDEPNSASPKEIFAALQAMPNLARDDLLRGYRILTSSDRKFECLMALPMEMRKDWLLMEIGKK, from the exons ATGAGTGCAAGTAATGGGAAGAAGAAGTATAGGGGCTATCTTACTTGGACGGATGATATGGATCAGGTGCTCCTGGATGTTCTTGTTGAGCATCACAACAATGGGGATCACACGGCAACTGGGTGGAAGCCACATGTTTACACTGCAGCGGTGAGGAATGTGCGGGAGAAGTGCAATGTGGACATCACAAAGGACCATGTGATGTCAAGATGCAAGACGTTCGACAAGCACTGCAATGTACTCGGCAGAATACTCGCTCATGATGGGTTTGAGTGGGATCAGGATAGGAACAAGCTTGTGATTCACAATGAGGATGCTTGGACCAGATACATAGAG AAAAACAAAGCTGCTGCTTGCTATCAGCATAAAGTTATCAAAAACTGGGGCGCAATAAGCCTCATATTCTCTAGAGATCCTTCTGCCACAAGTGAAGATGTCAGCGCAGGTGCTGAGAATGGTCAAGAGATGGCAATGAAGGGTGCTGAAGATGTCCGTGACCATACTCCAAGTTCACCTTCAACATCTGCACCTAGCAGTCAATACCGTCCTGGACCACCCTTAATGACCCAATCAAACAAACAAGGCAGGAGGAAGAGGTTCAGAACAAATGATGCTCTCTTTTGCATGTCTGGTGACATCAAAAATTCATTCCAAATATCTATGAAGTCAAATGAGACTTTAGATGAACCAAACAGTGCATCCCCTAAGGAAATCTTTGCAGCACTTCAAGCAATGCCCAACCTAGCACGTGATGACTTGCTAAGGGGCTATCGTATCCTCACAAGCAGTGATCGTAAGTTTGAATGTCTTATGGCACTTCCAATGGAAATGAGGAAGGATTGGTTATTGATGGAGATTGGGAAGAAGTGA
- the LOC8081724 gene encoding pentatricopeptide repeat-containing protein At5g42310, mitochondrial, producing the protein MPASLLPSTFLPHRLRRLAPAGCTTSPTASSSASVPASRYDFEPLLAYLSSPSVAASLTSPSPPASVPAPEHRLAATYSAVPSHEWHALLRDLAASDASLPVAFALLPFLHRHRLCFPLDLLLSSLLHSLSVSGRLLPHSLLLSFPPSLSDPPSPLLLNSLLAASAAASRPAVALRLLSLLREHDFLPDLASYSHLLASLLNTRDPPDAALLERLLGDLRESRLEPDAPLFSDLISAFARAALPDAALELLASAQAIGLTPRSNAVTALISALGSAGRVAEAEALFLEFFLAGEIKPRTRAYNALLKGYVRIGSLKNAEQVLDEMSQCGVAPDEATYSLLVDAYTRAGRWESARILLKEMEADGVKPSSYVFSRILAGFRDRGDWQKAFAVLREMQASGVRPDRHFYNVMIDTFGKYNCLGHAMDAFDRMREEEIEPDVVTWNTLIDAHCKGGRHDRAMELFEEMRESNCPPGTTTYNIMINLLGEQERWEGVEAMLSEMKEQGLVPNIITYTTLVDVYGRSGRYKEAIDCIEAMKADGLKPSPTMYHALVNAYAQRGLADHALNVVKAMKADGLEVSILVLNSLINAFGEDRRVVEAFSVLQFMKENGLRPDVITYTTLMKALIRVEQFDKVPVIYEEMITSGCAPDRKARAMLRSALRYMKHMRVA; encoded by the exons ATGCCCGCCTCCCTCCTTCCCTCGACCTTCCTCCCCCACCGCCTGCGCCGCCTCGCTCCCGCCGGTTGCACTACCTCACCCACAGCCTCCTCCTCGGCCTCCGTCCCGGCGAGCCGCTACGACTTCGAACCCCTCCTGGCCTACCTCTCGTCCCCCTCCGTAGCGGCCTCCCTCACCTCGCCATCCCCACCGGCATCCGTTCCGGCGCCCGAGCACCGCCTCGCCGCGACTTACTCGGCTGTCCCGTCGCACGAGTGGCATGCGTTGCTGCGTGACCTCGCCGCCAGCGACGCGTCCCTGCCGGTGGCCTTCGCGCTGCTACCTTTCCTCCACCGTCACCGTCTCTGCTTCCCGCTCGACCTCCTCCTCTCGTCTCTCCTACACTCGCTCTCCGTGTCCGGCCGCCTTCTCCCGCACTCCCTCCTCCTCTCCTTCCCGCCGTCGCTCTCCGACCCGCCGTCCCCGCTGCTGCTCAACTCCCTCCTCGCTGCCTCCGCCGCGGCCTCGCGCCCCGCCGTGGCGCTCCGGTTGCTCTCGCTGCTCCGCGAGCACGATTTCCTCCCGGACCTCGCGTCCTACTCGCACCTCCTCGCCTCGCTGCTCAACACGCGGGACCCGCCCGACGCCGCGCTGCTCGAGCGCCTCCTCGGTGACCTCAGGGAGTCGCGCCTCGAGCCCGACGCGCCGCTCTTCTCGGACCTCATCTCTGCCTTCGCGCGGGCGGCGCTCCCGGATGCCGCGCTCGAGCTCCTCGCCTCCGCGCAGGCAATCGGGCTCACGCCGCGGTCCAACGCGGTCACCGCGCTCATTTCCGCGCTTGGCTCTGCGGGGCGCGTCGCCGAGGCGGAGGCGCTGTTCCTCGAGTTCTTCCTTGCTGGGGAGATCAAGCCGCGGACGCGTGCCTACAACGCGCTGCTCAAAGGGTATGTCAGGATTGGTTCGCTCAAGAATGCAGAGCAAGTTCTCGACGAAATGTCACAATGCGGAGTAGCGCCAGATGAGGCCACTTACAGCCTGCTTGTGGACGCGTACACAAGAGCTGGGAGGTGGGAAAGTGCGAGGATACTGCTGAAGGAGATGGAGGCTGATGGAGTTAAACCAAGCTCGTATGTGTTCAGTCGGATCCTTGCAGGATTCCGTGACAGGGGGGATTGGCAAAAGGCATTTGCAGTGCTCCGAGAGATGCAGGCTAGTGGAGTAAGGCCAGATCGGCATTTCTACAACGTCATGATAGATACGTTTGGGAAGTACAACTGCCTTGGGCATGCTATGGATGCCTTTGACAGAATGCGAGAAGAAGAGATTGAGCCGGATGTTGTCACATGGAATACTCTCATTGATGCACACTGTAAAGGAGGGCGGCATGACCGTGCTATGGAGCTCTTTGAGGAGATGCGTGAAAGCAATTGCCCACCAGGCACGACCACATACaacatcatgataaatttactcGGAGAGCAAGAACGTTGGGAGGGTGTGGAAGCAATGCTATCAGAGATGAAGGAGCAGGGACTGGTACCCAACATTATCACATATACTACTCTCGTGGATGTGTATGGAAGGTCCGGTAGATACAAGGAGGCCATTGATTGCATTGAAGCGATGAAAGCTGATGGCCTCAAGCCATCGCCTACTATGTACCATGCCTTAgtcaatgcatatgctcaaagg GGTTTAGCAGACCATGCATTAAATGTGGTCAAGGCTATGAAAGCAGATGGCCTGGAGGTTAGCATCTTAGTGTTGAATTCATTGATTAATGCTTTTGGTGAAGATAGAAGGGTTGTTGAAGCCTTCTCTGTGCTGCAGTTCATGAAGGAGAAT GGATTGAGGCCTGATGTTATAACATACACAACATTGATGAAAGCTTTAATACGTGTTGAGCAGTTTGATAAG GTTCCTGTTATCTATGAAGAAATGATCACATCAGGATGTGCCCCTGATCGAAAAGCTAGAGCAATGCTGCGGTCAGCTTTAAGATACATGAAACACATGAGGGTTGCATAG